In Magnetovibrio sp. PR-2, the following are encoded in one genomic region:
- a CDS encoding ricin-type beta-trefoil lectin domain protein, with amino-acid sequence MPKGTPGARDAKVIMGDCAKAPGVALGDFSDRAPIKLAAAKPHQKAPGGQTFQPLRPNPKDKRLGRLEVSDSGRCVVVGREKNENNSHLLTVIDCEDANTKAFYHNENGNIEAHDACLDIQRAGILWMAGCDGHAGKVFRHLDGQLYNPKTRQCVGLDGDAKNDGVRLKITGCESAVAFTFSKDSAPLAKVMGVRSSDLPSLGDMPFYLHEQGRNYVTGQVKFLGRLTDATVFKPAGATKSVLALMPHEIDLSELFPGFDKTVLAAGVVRNFVFMIALEGTDAKNIDVNTLPEQLRGTLKSSFGDSTHFSVPSGLSYFGNYIGENNRLAGFVKPLGISLGKHQMWGSLSPMFVVADHTSSAGRERLLKEKADALIKGQDFRLSLPSPKLPGLDPVLKLGQNAIAITQDRAPVLFSNAELKLPGKSIPLTGRIESVENGWAISGQSNISWDKPMGIPFINMENIGFKATLGKNKTVKFALTSTTELGGQKFNTENDLVITKKGIKDFNVGFKGEVPITRLPGIDKIPGVNELKLSDLRVGLHASTGTIEWQRLGLKGQAVLMEHKGAFTVLLKSDGLSVGKLLPAAPFPFNSINFPKTALFLSSKTLEKVMISELPKPAQALLTDLVASPKEKAPIYNGVGMIATLTPDNIPQPLRGLLVDDIGVFEQVDGPLRLVGAVENLFGSLPDLVLKANMPGFSLPKNQPLAKVVNFDKVGADFFLRAKLSAGGVFQAGVGGEMTVSVPEVGNPQNINELRMRGEVMGNVDIVSVAGSVKVAAFMDGRWDKPFGINENISIEDPAIVMGVDTEGSIEFGVGGNSYFRTQGGRDSIELKGDFLVNINFTSSIPLPKKLGIAFQANQVSIFNYLDMADSMFKGVLTGPMAHGLVEILPPPQRDIALFMRKEIAQNDTSLRSLLQIDKLPFPYMVYRDVELFFATPGAVIPGRGETLDTVGAVVAGEAELHMQGHVHKLGETENRITLKDGLNLRTEIADHEFGPVALTDSKFHAVASLTEEPKLEFKSKARLFGSTSDVDIKIKPTLTTIRSEQNFGDLLQFDFNAFAGTESLTDLNDLANADFRISSELSSDPGEWIRTTGVSEVQKIFDSLNHLNRKAEEDLTHALNEVNKLNDTIEAMRNQVRTERRDSTKKLSDAQAEVRTLQNRINSLHSWIGQEKSYIENNCQKWIGPIFDVIGSGICAAGPLAKITGYGTELAALEVAKETADKVLEAIKQGHDFLPIDMDPRVTGPMAARDVALVALDTAKLAAKGATAFNSLVKDEIAKLQTPDIFALETSKVRGSLREAIGGEPVIVELAYRSLGTSYKERMALSMTDPDFNLRQMTTFAFGLAIKPFLDSARQVGVIPHFILDGVEQEYMKQRAQLDAAFQNAANTNGVDLDSDVVSASISNQILNQREARQAAEVAERERLMNTQIVSLGNRTQRGLEALEKFGDGATLLSIRTHAEDWDRPYDLCFESTTETNHRGANKVIFNVCEDKPSQIFVMSEDGLVHDIAGRCLDFQEEGKVWLYDCTGHPDMHWTINDNQLYNPNKGQCLRAAGAPIKPGMWAEVDRCQYRSAKVVDVRERIKFINWRLSEYGSQARMLEIKTQTSSSIPLELCITRAQARAEDPNYERVDFRRCDYSFQQTFILTADGEIRDHSRNCMGFYDQDLRLGLTSCSGHPNQKWQLRDGQLYNPHRQECVRAYGHPIKEMGDAEADPCSRFSALANDIMIRY; translated from the coding sequence ATGCCCAAGGGCACACCCGGCGCGCGGGATGCAAAAGTGATCATGGGGGATTGTGCCAAGGCCCCGGGGGTCGCGCTCGGTGACTTTAGTGATCGCGCGCCCATCAAGCTCGCCGCAGCCAAGCCACATCAAAAAGCACCTGGCGGGCAAACATTTCAACCGTTGCGGCCAAATCCTAAAGACAAACGCCTGGGCCGTCTGGAAGTTTCGGATAGCGGACGATGTGTCGTTGTCGGGCGTGAAAAAAACGAAAACAATTCACATCTGCTCACGGTGATTGATTGCGAAGACGCCAACACCAAGGCGTTTTATCACAATGAGAACGGTAACATTGAAGCGCATGATGCCTGTTTGGATATTCAACGCGCAGGCATCCTTTGGATGGCAGGATGTGACGGCCACGCCGGAAAAGTGTTCCGACATTTAGACGGGCAGCTCTATAACCCCAAAACACGCCAATGCGTTGGGCTAGATGGGGATGCAAAGAATGATGGTGTTCGCCTGAAGATAACAGGGTGTGAAAGCGCTGTTGCATTTACGTTCAGTAAAGATAGCGCACCACTGGCAAAAGTGATGGGTGTTCGGTCGTCAGATTTACCAAGTCTTGGCGATATGCCGTTTTACCTACACGAGCAGGGCCGCAATTATGTCACCGGCCAAGTTAAATTTTTGGGGCGTTTGACAGACGCAACGGTGTTTAAGCCAGCAGGTGCAACAAAGTCCGTATTGGCTTTGATGCCGCATGAAATCGATCTGAGCGAACTGTTCCCTGGCTTTGACAAAACAGTGTTGGCTGCCGGTGTCGTGCGCAACTTTGTCTTTATGATTGCGCTTGAAGGAACGGACGCCAAAAATATTGATGTGAACACGCTGCCCGAACAACTGCGCGGTACGTTGAAAAGCTCATTTGGCGATTCGACGCATTTTAGTGTCCCGTCAGGCCTGTCGTATTTCGGCAACTACATCGGCGAAAACAATCGTTTGGCCGGTTTTGTTAAGCCGTTGGGCATCAGTTTGGGTAAACACCAAATGTGGGGCTCGTTATCCCCGATGTTTGTTGTTGCGGATCATACATCTTCGGCTGGACGCGAAAGGCTCTTAAAAGAAAAAGCAGATGCCTTGATCAAAGGTCAAGATTTCCGGCTGTCTTTGCCGTCTCCCAAACTTCCGGGGCTAGACCCGGTGTTGAAGCTTGGCCAAAATGCCATTGCGATAACGCAAGACCGCGCTCCGGTACTTTTCAGCAATGCTGAATTGAAACTACCTGGAAAGAGCATACCCCTCACAGGGCGTATCGAAAGCGTAGAGAACGGTTGGGCCATCAGCGGGCAATCCAATATCAGCTGGGATAAGCCCATGGGCATTCCGTTCATCAACATGGAAAATATCGGCTTTAAAGCCACCTTGGGGAAAAACAAGACCGTCAAGTTTGCTTTGACCTCAACCACGGAACTGGGCGGTCAAAAGTTCAACACCGAAAATGATTTGGTGATTACGAAAAAAGGCATCAAAGATTTTAACGTCGGCTTTAAAGGCGAAGTCCCGATTACGCGCTTGCCAGGGATTGACAAGATTCCAGGCGTTAATGAATTAAAACTGTCAGACTTGCGGGTCGGCCTCCATGCCAGTACCGGCACCATCGAATGGCAACGCTTGGGCCTTAAAGGTCAAGCCGTACTGATGGAGCATAAGGGAGCATTTACAGTCTTGCTCAAAAGCGATGGCCTTTCAGTGGGCAAGCTTTTGCCGGCGGCACCGTTCCCGTTCAATTCCATCAATTTCCCAAAAACAGCCTTGTTCTTAAGCTCCAAGACATTGGAAAAAGTTATGATATCGGAGCTGCCAAAACCGGCACAAGCTTTGTTGACCGACTTGGTTGCAAGCCCCAAGGAAAAGGCTCCCATCTATAACGGTGTAGGCATGATCGCCACATTAACACCAGACAATATCCCTCAACCTCTGCGCGGATTGTTGGTGGATGACATTGGTGTGTTCGAACAGGTGGATGGGCCGTTACGGCTGGTGGGCGCGGTTGAAAATTTGTTTGGTAGCTTGCCGGACTTGGTGCTCAAAGCCAACATGCCGGGCTTTAGTTTGCCCAAGAACCAACCTCTGGCCAAAGTCGTCAATTTTGACAAAGTCGGCGCAGACTTCTTCTTGCGCGCAAAACTGTCGGCAGGTGGTGTGTTCCAAGCCGGTGTCGGTGGTGAAATGACGGTGTCCGTGCCGGAAGTCGGCAACCCGCAAAACATCAACGAACTGCGCATGCGCGGTGAAGTCATGGGCAATGTCGATATTGTTTCTGTCGCAGGTTCGGTCAAAGTCGCAGCTTTCATGGATGGGCGTTGGGACAAGCCGTTTGGCATCAACGAAAACATTTCCATTGAAGATCCCGCCATCGTTATGGGTGTGGATACCGAAGGTTCTATCGAGTTCGGTGTTGGCGGTAACTCTTATTTCCGAACTCAGGGCGGGCGCGACAGTATTGAATTGAAGGGCGACTTCTTGGTGAACATCAACTTCACCAGCTCCATACCGCTACCGAAGAAATTGGGTATCGCGTTTCAAGCCAATCAGGTCAGCATCTTCAACTATCTTGATATGGCGGATTCCATGTTTAAGGGCGTGTTGACGGGCCCGATGGCGCATGGGCTGGTCGAAATCTTGCCGCCCCCCCAACGCGACATTGCCTTGTTCATGCGCAAAGAAATTGCGCAAAATGACACGTCGTTACGTAGCCTGCTGCAGATCGACAAACTGCCATTCCCATACATGGTATACCGGGATGTGGAACTGTTCTTTGCCACGCCCGGGGCGGTCATTCCAGGACGTGGTGAAACCTTGGATACCGTCGGAGCCGTCGTTGCCGGTGAGGCCGAACTGCATATGCAAGGCCATGTCCACAAGCTTGGTGAAACGGAAAACCGCATCACACTTAAAGACGGATTGAATTTGCGCACCGAAATCGCAGATCATGAGTTTGGTCCCGTGGCTCTGACGGATTCGAAATTTCATGCCGTGGCCAGCTTGACGGAAGAACCGAAACTTGAGTTCAAATCCAAAGCACGTTTATTTGGTTCGACCAGCGACGTGGACATCAAAATCAAACCGACGCTCACCACCATTCGTTCCGAACAAAACTTTGGGGACTTGTTGCAGTTTGACTTTAACGCTTTTGCCGGAACCGAAAGCCTGACGGACTTAAACGATCTGGCGAACGCAGATTTCCGCATCAGCAGCGAATTGAGTTCCGATCCGGGTGAATGGATCCGCACGACGGGTGTCAGTGAAGTACAGAAAATTTTCGACAGCCTCAACCACTTAAATCGTAAAGCGGAAGAAGATCTCACACATGCACTAAACGAGGTCAACAAGCTTAACGACACCATCGAGGCCATGCGCAATCAGGTGCGCACCGAACGGCGTGATTCCACAAAGAAGTTGAGCGATGCACAGGCGGAGGTCCGGACACTGCAAAACCGGATCAACAGCCTGCATTCGTGGATCGGACAGGAAAAGTCATATATCGAGAACAACTGTCAAAAGTGGATCGGTCCCATTTTCGATGTGATTGGCAGTGGCATATGTGCTGCGGGCCCGCTGGCGAAAATCACCGGTTATGGAACGGAACTTGCCGCTCTCGAAGTTGCCAAAGAAACGGCTGACAAGGTTCTCGAGGCCATCAAGCAAGGGCACGATTTCTTACCGATTGATATGGACCCGCGTGTCACGGGACCTATGGCTGCACGCGATGTGGCGCTTGTCGCGTTGGATACAGCGAAACTGGCTGCCAAAGGTGCGACAGCTTTTAATTCTCTTGTGAAAGATGAGATCGCCAAATTGCAAACGCCGGACATCTTTGCGCTGGAAACCAGCAAGGTCCGTGGGTCGTTGCGCGAAGCCATCGGTGGTGAGCCTGTGATCGTTGAGCTGGCCTATCGTAGCTTAGGCACGTCCTACAAAGAACGTATGGCTCTTTCGATGACGGACCCGGATTTCAATCTGCGTCAAATGACGACCTTTGCATTTGGTCTGGCGATTAAACCGTTTTTGGATTCCGCGCGGCAAGTTGGGGTTATTCCACACTTCATTTTGGACGGTGTTGAGCAGGAGTACATGAAACAACGTGCCCAACTGGATGCTGCATTCCAGAACGCGGCAAACACAAATGGTGTGGACTTGGACAGTGATGTTGTTTCTGCCTCGATCTCCAACCAAATCCTCAATCAACGTGAAGCACGCCAAGCCGCAGAAGTGGCTGAGCGCGAGCGTTTGATGAATACGCAAATTGTCAGCTTGGGTAATCGCACGCAGCGCGGCCTTGAGGCGCTGGAGAAATTTGGGGACGGGGCAACGTTGCTGAGCATCCGTACACATGCGGAAGATTGGGATCGTCCCTATGACTTGTGTTTCGAATCCACCACCGAAACCAACCATCGAGGTGCAAACAAGGTGATCTTCAACGTATGCGAAGACAAGCCAAGCCAAATTTTTGTCATGTCCGAGGACGGTTTGGTTCACGACATCGCCGGGCGGTGTTTAGACTTCCAAGAAGAAGGTAAAGTCTGGCTGTATGATTGCACGGGCCACCCGGACATGCATTGGACCATCAACGACAATCAGCTCTACAATCCCAACAAGGGGCAATGTCTACGTGCGGCGGGCGCGCCCATCAAACCCGGAATGTGGGCCGAGGTTGATCGCTGTCAGTATCGCTCCGCCAAGGTCGTCGATGTGCGCGAGCGCATAAAATTCATCAACTGGCGGCTCAGTGAGTATGGTTCACAGGCACGCATGTTGGAGATCAAAACACAGACGTCCAGCTCAATCCCCCTGGAACTGTGTATCACCCGTGCACAAGCCCGCGCAGAAGACCCAAACTATGAGCGCGTGGACTTTCGTCGTTGCGACTATTCGTTCCAACAGACTTTCATTCTCACAGCGGATGGCGAAATTCGTGATCATTCCCGCAACTGTATGGGGTTTTATGACCAAGACCTTCGGTTGGGTCTGACGAGTTGCTCTGGCCATCCCAACCAGAAGTGGCAGTTGCGCGATGGGCAACTATACAACCCTCACCGTCAAGAATGTGTCCGTGCGTATGGCCATCCGATTAAAGAAATGGGTGATGCAGAAGCCGATCCGTGCTCGCGCTTTTCAGCGCTCGCGAACGATATCATGATTAGGTACTAA
- a CDS encoding type II and III secretion system protein, with protein sequence MTKNSNMLGCALPVKIAGAFLMATMLSSCQTTDLFAAMEAPGKTSEVSQASFASMVDMRTVNTEPRKHALKGLEALEDGDLEDAQYNFNLAVKMDIRNSHLQFLNALTYHLQALNGRAEMFELAQTGYKLAEQFGPTNWMVPFYEGLLFKDMKNFGQAQDSFARALLLNRTNPDTLYHLAEASYYARDIETASSALRQLSQLDLSEEELGRMAEVYAIVSAGENKPAQATVYLDTYLDKGGDERRAKFIKRRMQEWTDFHQRAQNRKNLKLAQFSFDEPAEPPAPSPSPASPVESSPFGGFGGDSFTSPAAQEVESEENELQNAMVAVDVVIIRTEDDNSTSKGVNLLSGLKVQFGDPLSGTAAIGYDYFKKSDYIDTTNTDYTRAITRSISIPSVTYSLNIANAQDGRNEILARPTLVAMSGETSEFFSGMQVAAAAVSSGEGDSVSVDKEIGVKLGITPEILDDGYVRLDVEAERTFLTQPSSSVSFTYRLDTTKTNVNAAVSMKFGQTLILGGLSERERENDRDGVPFLQDIPIVQYLFSKQTTRDFNKSVLILITPRRSLPVDQSPEEFEKTISKFTENERTIERLSYEFRDWFQPRPNVDSIFKHMQGNDLYREFREGDFPMESWRGKKGHIQRLFSVLEYLYY encoded by the coding sequence ATGACGAAAAATTCAAACATGTTAGGCTGCGCTCTGCCGGTTAAAATCGCGGGCGCTTTTTTGATGGCGACGATGTTGTCGTCGTGCCAGACCACCGATTTGTTTGCGGCAATGGAGGCTCCGGGCAAGACGTCGGAAGTGTCGCAAGCCAGTTTCGCGTCCATGGTCGACATGCGCACCGTCAACACCGAGCCGCGCAAACACGCCCTCAAGGGACTTGAGGCGTTGGAAGACGGCGATCTGGAAGACGCCCAGTACAACTTCAATCTGGCCGTAAAAATGGACATTCGGAACTCGCACCTGCAGTTCTTGAATGCGCTGACGTATCACTTACAAGCGTTGAATGGCCGTGCGGAAATGTTCGAATTGGCCCAGACCGGCTATAAGTTGGCCGAACAGTTCGGGCCGACCAATTGGATGGTGCCGTTTTATGAAGGTCTGTTGTTTAAGGACATGAAGAACTTCGGCCAAGCACAAGACTCATTTGCCCGTGCATTGTTGTTGAACCGTACCAACCCAGACACCCTCTACCATTTGGCGGAAGCATCGTATTACGCACGCGATATCGAAACCGCGTCAAGTGCGTTGCGCCAACTGTCCCAGCTGGACCTCAGCGAAGAAGAGTTGGGCCGCATGGCCGAGGTCTATGCCATCGTGAGTGCTGGTGAAAACAAACCGGCACAGGCCACGGTTTATCTGGACACGTACCTCGACAAGGGTGGGGATGAGCGTCGCGCGAAGTTTATCAAACGCCGTATGCAAGAATGGACCGACTTTCACCAGCGCGCACAAAACCGCAAGAACCTAAAGCTGGCGCAGTTCTCCTTCGATGAACCGGCTGAACCGCCCGCCCCATCACCGTCCCCGGCTTCGCCTGTCGAAAGCTCACCGTTTGGCGGATTTGGTGGGGACAGCTTTACAAGCCCTGCTGCTCAAGAGGTGGAAAGCGAAGAGAACGAACTGCAAAACGCTATGGTTGCCGTTGATGTCGTGATCATTCGCACGGAAGACGACAACAGCACATCCAAAGGTGTGAACTTGCTGTCCGGCTTGAAAGTTCAATTTGGCGACCCACTGTCGGGTACAGCGGCCATCGGTTATGATTACTTCAAGAAAAGCGATTACATCGACACCACCAACACCGATTACACTCGTGCGATCACGCGCTCCATCAGCATTCCGTCGGTGACGTACTCCTTGAACATCGCCAACGCCCAAGATGGTCGCAACGAAATCTTGGCACGTCCGACCTTGGTGGCCATGTCCGGCGAAACGTCTGAGTTCTTTTCCGGCATGCAAGTGGCTGCGGCTGCCGTTTCATCGGGTGAAGGCGATAGCGTTTCCGTTGACAAAGAAATCGGTGTGAAGCTCGGGATCACGCCGGAAATTTTGGATGACGGTTATGTCCGTTTGGACGTCGAAGCCGAGCGCACCTTTTTGACCCAGCCCAGCAGCTCTGTCAGCTTTACCTACCGCTTGGACACCACAAAAACAAACGTGAACGCTGCTGTATCTATGAAGTTCGGTCAAACCCTCATCTTGGGTGGTTTGAGCGAGCGTGAACGTGAAAATGACCGTGACGGTGTTCCGTTCTTACAAGACATTCCCATTGTTCAGTATCTGTTTTCAAAACAGACCACACGCGATTTCAACAAATCTGTTCTGATCTTGATCACGCCGCGCCGCAGTTTGCCGGTTGATCAGTCACCGGAAGAGTTTGAAAAAACCATTTCAAAGTTTACAGAAAATGAGCGCACCATCGAACGGCTTTCTTATGAATTTCGCGATTGGTTCCAGCCCCGCCCGAATGTGGACAGTATTTTCAAGCACATGCAAGGCAACGACCTGTATCGTGAGTTCCGCGAAGGCGATTTCCCCATGGAAAGTTGGCGTGGAAAGAAAGGTCACATTCAGCGTCTGTTCAGCGTACTGGAGTATCTTTACTACTGA
- a CDS encoding helix-turn-helix domain-containing protein has product MTSTSDNTPGSVPRALFNLHGINNREKFAVWRESIACIFEVEAEKSVQNDNFHAEVDAHMFGPLMLARTHTISQRWDRSPFLIGRDGMDHYMIQLYESGNMAWEHGGQHHIFPVDGLLVFDLAQGIDLQTTEFTNLSLIIPRDLMEDQLKYPDDQHLRILSGRQPLVKMLRDFMLSLKRNAPEMTFVQAQELSPATIGLVAACINSSVSDHPDQRAGTQMAQLTILRRLIEDNLSNVELSVGWLARRAGMSRTKLYELFESFGGVANYVRDRRMRKALLILTDEGMRHRPLLDVAMDVGYANDTSFGRAFRARFGLSPGDVRGTRPESFLSTAPEDGIDRRYENWLHHLSL; this is encoded by the coding sequence ATGACGAGTACGTCCGACAATACCCCAGGCAGCGTCCCCAGAGCACTTTTTAACCTGCACGGCATCAATAACCGTGAAAAATTCGCCGTCTGGCGCGAAAGCATTGCGTGTATTTTTGAGGTTGAGGCGGAAAAATCCGTCCAAAACGACAATTTTCACGCCGAAGTCGATGCACATATGTTCGGGCCGTTGATGTTGGCGCGGACGCATACGATTTCTCAACGCTGGGACCGCTCTCCCTTTCTCATCGGCCGCGACGGTATGGATCACTATATGATCCAACTTTATGAAAGCGGCAATATGGCCTGGGAACATGGTGGTCAGCACCACATTTTCCCCGTTGACGGCCTATTGGTTTTCGACCTCGCCCAGGGCATCGACCTTCAAACGACAGAATTTACGAATCTGTCTCTGATCATTCCCCGCGACTTGATGGAAGACCAGTTAAAGTATCCGGACGATCAGCATTTGCGCATACTTTCCGGGCGCCAGCCCTTGGTCAAGATGCTTCGGGACTTTATGTTGTCGCTGAAACGCAACGCGCCCGAAATGACGTTCGTCCAGGCCCAAGAGCTCTCGCCAGCGACCATCGGTCTTGTTGCAGCCTGCATCAACAGCTCCGTTTCTGATCACCCGGATCAACGCGCAGGCACCCAGATGGCCCAGCTCACCATTTTGCGGCGCTTGATCGAAGATAACTTATCGAATGTTGAGCTTTCCGTGGGCTGGCTCGCGCGAAGAGCGGGCATGTCGCGCACCAAGCTCTACGAATTATTTGAAAGCTTTGGCGGCGTTGCAAACTATGTTCGCGACCGGCGTATGCGCAAAGCGTTATTGATTTTGACCGACGAAGGCATGCGCCACCGCCCTCTTTTGGATGTCGCCATGGACGTCGGTTACGCCAACGACACGTCTTTCGGCCGGGCCTTTCGGGCGCGTTTTGGATTGTCACCCGGAGACGTGCGTGGCACACGCCCAGAAAGTTTCCTGAGCACCGCGCCGGAAGACGGTATCGATCGGCGCTACGAAAACTGGCTACACCACTTATCTCTGTAA